A single Prevotella sp. E15-22 DNA region contains:
- a CDS encoding thiamine phosphate synthase, producing the protein MTIVITRPDFFTGEAERITTLLTSGKADLIHIRKPQSSQYEVEQLLEELPATLYPRLVLHDHHPLAIRYGLRGVHLNSRNPEPPAGWNGAVSISCHSFDELADCLRQPYTYMSLSPIFDSISKQGYHSAFTRKQIEEARQQGLINNRVMALGGVTFNKIEEVKQMGFGGAMILGDAWK; encoded by the coding sequence ATGACCATCGTTATTACTCGCCCCGACTTCTTTACTGGCGAAGCTGAGCGTATCACCACCCTGCTCACCAGTGGAAAGGCCGACTTGATACATATCCGTAAACCTCAATCCAGCCAATACGAGGTAGAGCAGTTGCTTGAAGAACTCCCAGCAACGCTCTATCCTCGCTTGGTTTTACACGACCATCATCCCCTGGCCATCCGATACGGACTTCGCGGCGTACATCTCAACAGCCGCAACCCTGAGCCGCCAGCAGGTTGGAACGGAGCCGTCAGCATCTCGTGCCATTCGTTCGACGAGTTGGCCGATTGTCTTCGTCAGCCATACACCTATATGAGTCTTAGTCCCATCTTCGATAGCATCTCGAAGCAAGGCTACCACTCAGCTTTCACTCGCAAACAGATTGAAGAAGCCCGTCAGCAGGGTCTCATCAACAATCGCGTGATGGCCCTTGGCGGCGTCACGTTCAACAAGATAGAAGAAGTAAAACAAATGGGCTTCGGAGGAGCCATGATCCTCGGCGACGCATGGAAATAG
- the thiC gene encoding phosphomethylpyrimidine synthase ThiC — MINDHKAYAQREKHYMQGNIYPDLKVGMIKVNLTPTVTRDEQGNSHMEKNDSVFIYDTSGPYTDPNYKVDLKKGLPHLRQQWIDDRAAKGQGITQMACAKAGIITPEMEYVAIRENMNCEALGIKSHITPEFVRQEVARGRAVIPANIHHPESEPMVIGRNFAVKINTNIGNSATTSSIDEEVDKAVWSCKWGGDTLMDLSTGNNIHETREWILRNCPVPVGTVPIYQALEKVDGKVEDLTWEVYRDTLIEQCEQGVDYFTIHAGIRRHNVHLADSRLCGIVSRGGSIMSKWCLLHDKESFLYEHFDDICDIVAKYDVALSLGDGLRPGCTADANDAAQFAELDTMGELVTRAWDKNVQAFIEGPGHVPMQKIRENMERQLEKCHEAPFYTLGPIVTDIAPGYDHITSAIGGAQIAWLGTAMLCYVTPKEHLALPNKDDVRAGIIAYKIAAHAADLAKGHPGATIRDNALSKARFEFRWRDQFHLSLDPELALQYFTEAGHTDGEYCTMCGPNFCAAKLTHDLRKLKK; from the coding sequence ATGATAAACGATCACAAAGCTTACGCACAGCGTGAGAAACACTATATGCAGGGCAATATATACCCTGATCTGAAGGTGGGTATGATCAAGGTCAACCTCACCCCTACTGTAACCCGCGACGAGCAGGGCAATTCGCACATGGAGAAAAACGACTCTGTCTTTATCTACGACACCAGCGGTCCTTATACCGATCCCAACTACAAGGTCGACCTCAAAAAAGGTTTGCCCCACCTGCGTCAGCAGTGGATTGACGACCGTGCAGCAAAAGGTCAGGGCATCACCCAAATGGCTTGTGCCAAGGCTGGCATCATCACTCCAGAAATGGAGTATGTGGCTATCCGTGAGAATATGAACTGCGAAGCACTGGGCATCAAGAGTCACATCACCCCAGAGTTTGTTCGCCAAGAGGTAGCTCGCGGCCGTGCCGTCATCCCTGCCAACATCCATCACCCTGAGAGCGAGCCGATGGTCATCGGTCGTAATTTCGCTGTTAAGATCAACACCAATATCGGCAATTCCGCCACCACATCGTCAATCGACGAGGAGGTAGACAAGGCTGTATGGTCGTGCAAATGGGGAGGCGACACACTGATGGACCTCTCTACTGGCAATAATATCCATGAGACACGCGAGTGGATTCTGCGCAACTGTCCTGTTCCTGTGGGCACCGTACCCATCTATCAGGCTCTGGAAAAGGTAGATGGCAAGGTGGAAGACCTCACCTGGGAAGTCTATCGCGACACACTGATTGAGCAGTGCGAGCAGGGTGTGGACTACTTTACCATCCATGCCGGCATCCGTCGCCATAACGTCCATTTGGCCGACAGTCGTCTGTGCGGCATTGTCAGTCGTGGTGGCAGCATCATGAGCAAGTGGTGCCTGCTGCACGACAAGGAAAGCTTTTTATATGAGCATTTTGATGATATCTGCGATATCGTTGCCAAGTACGATGTTGCCTTGTCGCTGGGCGACGGTTTGCGCCCTGGCTGCACGGCCGACGCCAACGATGCCGCCCAGTTTGCCGAGCTTGACACCATGGGCGAGCTGGTTACTCGTGCTTGGGATAAGAACGTGCAGGCCTTCATCGAGGGCCCTGGTCATGTGCCCATGCAAAAGATTCGCGAGAACATGGAGCGCCAACTGGAGAAATGCCACGAGGCACCATTCTACACCCTCGGCCCTATCGTCACCGATATAGCCCCTGGCTACGACCATATCACCAGTGCCATCGGTGGTGCGCAGATAGCATGGCTGGGCACTGCCATGCTCTGTTATGTCACTCCCAAAGAACATCTGGCCCTGCCTAATAAAGACGATGTACGCGCAGGTATCATTGCCTATAAGATTGCTGCCCATGCTGCCGACCTGGCCAAGGGACACCCTGGTGCTACCATCCGCGATAACGCTCTGTCGAAGGCACGTTTCGAGTTCCGTTGGCGCGACCAGTTCCACCTGTCGCTCGACCCAGAGTTGGCCCTGCAGTATTTCACTGAGGCTGGTCATACCGATGGCGAGTATTGCACCATGTGCGGACCTAACTTCTGCGCTGCAAAACTCACGCACGACCTACGTAAACTAAAGAAATGA
- a CDS encoding DUF2975 domain-containing protein gives MKKKLNFLCIMLLVLMIVSAVLAVMAGASDFRQGWEDGAETPETTAFDIVRALIILGGAVVYLYAFACFVRFILCVNHGEVFTWTNVDLLRTVGRCIVFTTIVTFSSMSFDLGNLLDVWSDAFGIIAEGIFILIMAEAFSIGLKLKEEQDLTI, from the coding sequence ATGAAAAAGAAACTCAATTTTCTCTGCATTATGCTGCTGGTACTGATGATTGTAAGCGCCGTGTTGGCAGTTATGGCAGGAGCTAGCGACTTCAGACAAGGTTGGGAAGATGGTGCTGAGACCCCAGAAACCACAGCTTTTGATATTGTCAGAGCCTTGATTATTCTTGGTGGCGCAGTAGTGTATCTCTACGCTTTCGCCTGCTTCGTACGCTTCATCCTCTGCGTTAATCATGGCGAGGTGTTCACCTGGACCAATGTCGATTTGCTGCGAACGGTGGGCCGATGCATCGTTTTCACAACAATCGTAACGTTTTCTTCCATGTCGTTCGACCTGGGCAACCTGCTGGATGTGTGGTCTGACGCCTTCGGAATCATTGCTGAAGGTATCTTCATTCTGATTATGGCCGAGGCTTTTTCTATCGGTCTGAAGTTGAAAGAAGAACAGGATCTAACGATTTAA
- a CDS encoding alpha-galactosidase, producing the protein MILAMLTCLAVVAFAQRTPTMGWSSWNTFALNINEELIKGQADAMHKNGLQEAGYLYVNIDDGYWDGRGDDGHLRLNTKLFPNGMRSLVDYIHMLGLKAGIYSDAGDNTCGSGGKHAWGLGVGFAGHEEQDCKLYFMDWDFDFIKVDYCGGAHMRLDEREQYTKISNAIKNCGKKDIVYNMCRWAFPGTWGADVADSWRTTGDIYDAWRSVKGILAENLYLSAYCHDGHYNDMDMLEVGRSMTQVEDETHFGMWCIMASPLLIGCDTRNIRPEALKLLCNKDLIALNQDKLHLQAYVAEKQGECFILVKDIKKLQGKERAVAIYNPSDEAQTVRLDPYTLELGGAVQYYDCFAQANYLYDMNPIPVKVPAHGTRIFRVKGQKRLERKVYEAETAYIPTYQELRNNQNAKTGMYSANEKCSGGYAACWLGSGRDNQLQWNDVYVKKAGMHRVTITYFCAEDRDMDLIVNGEKVTTLQTHSHDWNRAATISYNVKLRKGRNSICLSNDVAWMPDIDKMVVE; encoded by the coding sequence ATGATTTTGGCAATGCTGACTTGTTTGGCAGTGGTTGCTTTTGCCCAAAGGACTCCAACAATGGGATGGAGTTCGTGGAACACGTTTGCACTGAACATCAACGAGGAACTGATTAAGGGACAGGCTGATGCCATGCACAAGAATGGCTTGCAGGAGGCTGGCTATCTGTATGTGAACATCGACGATGGCTACTGGGATGGACGTGGTGACGACGGTCATCTGCGACTGAACACGAAACTGTTTCCAAACGGTATGCGCTCGTTGGTGGATTATATTCACATGCTGGGACTGAAGGCTGGTATCTATAGTGATGCTGGCGACAATACCTGCGGCAGTGGCGGTAAGCATGCGTGGGGCCTGGGCGTGGGTTTTGCTGGACACGAGGAGCAGGACTGCAAACTCTATTTCATGGACTGGGACTTCGACTTTATCAAGGTGGACTACTGTGGTGGTGCGCACATGCGACTGGATGAGCGCGAGCAGTATACGAAGATCTCTAATGCCATCAAGAACTGTGGTAAGAAGGATATTGTATATAATATGTGTCGCTGGGCCTTCCCTGGCACATGGGGTGCCGATGTGGCCGACTCATGGCGCACAACGGGTGACATCTATGATGCCTGGAGGAGTGTGAAAGGTATTTTGGCTGAGAACCTCTACCTGAGTGCTTACTGCCACGATGGTCACTATAACGATATGGACATGCTGGAGGTGGGTCGTTCGATGACGCAGGTGGAGGACGAGACGCACTTTGGCATGTGGTGTATCATGGCTTCGCCCTTGCTCATTGGCTGTGATACAAGAAATATTCGTCCTGAGGCACTGAAGTTGCTGTGTAACAAAGACTTGATTGCACTGAATCAGGATAAGTTGCACCTGCAGGCTTATGTGGCCGAGAAGCAGGGTGAGTGCTTTATCTTGGTGAAGGATATCAAGAAACTGCAGGGCAAGGAGCGTGCCGTGGCTATCTATAACCCCAGCGATGAGGCTCAGACGGTGAGACTGGATCCATACACCCTCGAACTTGGTGGTGCTGTGCAGTACTATGACTGTTTTGCTCAGGCCAACTATCTGTATGATATGAACCCCATTCCTGTGAAGGTTCCTGCCCATGGCACCAGAATTTTCCGTGTGAAGGGTCAGAAGCGCTTGGAGCGTAAGGTTTATGAGGCTGAGACGGCTTATATTCCTACCTATCAGGAACTTCGCAATAATCAGAATGCGAAGACCGGCATGTACAGCGCCAATGAGAAGTGCTCAGGAGGCTATGCTGCTTGTTGGCTGGGCAGTGGTCGCGATAACCAGTTGCAGTGGAACGATGTCTATGTGAAGAAGGCTGGCATGCATCGCGTCACCATTACTTATTTCTGTGCAGAGGATCGCGACATGGACCTGATCGTGAATGGCGAAAAGGTGACAACGCTGCAGACTCACTCGCACGACTGGAACCGTGCGGCCACTATTTCATACAACGTTAAGCTTCGCAAAGGACGCAATAGCATCTGCCTGAGCAATGACGTGGCATGGATGCCTGACATCGATAAGATGGTGGTGGAATAA
- the thiD gene encoding bifunctional hydroxymethylpyrimidine kinase/phosphomethylpyrimidine kinase, translated as MEIVLTIAGSDPSGGAGIQQDLKVITAHGCYGATVITALTSQNTQGVQSSMAVPTEVVASQLQSVISDLRLSAIKIGMIPNEDVAQVIVEAIKDVHVPIIYDPVMISTSGYQLMSSDAIDFITSYLFPICTLVTPNLPEAERLQAQLAYPQTAFLIKGGHAHSTLMTDRLIMPDGTVSEFTTEKIATNNLHGTGCTLSSAIASNMALGDSLPKAISKAKEYITAAIRRSVCTNIGHGNGPLIIP; from the coding sequence ATGGAAATAGTACTGACCATAGCCGGCAGCGACCCATCGGGTGGCGCTGGCATCCAACAAGACCTCAAGGTAATTACGGCCCACGGCTGCTATGGTGCCACTGTTATCACCGCTCTCACCTCGCAAAACACGCAAGGCGTACAGTCGTCCATGGCTGTACCTACTGAGGTGGTAGCCTCGCAACTGCAGTCCGTCATCAGCGACCTCCGTCTATCAGCCATAAAGATTGGCATGATACCCAACGAGGACGTGGCCCAGGTCATTGTCGAGGCCATAAAGGATGTTCATGTCCCCATTATCTACGACCCCGTGATGATCTCCACCAGTGGCTATCAACTCATGTCGTCAGATGCCATCGACTTTATCACCTCCTATCTTTTCCCCATCTGCACGCTCGTCACGCCCAACCTGCCAGAGGCCGAGCGACTGCAAGCACAGTTGGCCTATCCACAGACGGCCTTTCTCATCAAGGGCGGCCATGCCCACTCCACGCTGATGACAGACAGGCTCATCATGCCCGATGGCACCGTCAGCGAGTTCACCACCGAGAAGATTGCCACCAACAACCTCCATGGCACAGGCTGCACTCTCTCATCCGCCATTGCATCAAATATGGCCCTGGGCGATAGTCTGCCCAAGGCCATATCCAAAGCGAAGGAATATATCACCGCAGCCATTCGACGTTCCGTCTGCACCAACATTGGCCATGGCAACGGTCCATTGATTATCCCTTAA
- a CDS encoding Ig-like domain-containing protein, which translates to MKHFNLIKTFLLLFALVVGGGSSAWADTYEQLTSIANIDESAEYVLGIDGTGFHYEGTSSWGKTALPSAQTPIYYTLKKANDGNSFTAEATIGGKKYYLQIPTSNTFSMATSAGTNTDLIIGTTQVSGTNYAVANKTTTARHLRINGTSGLRSYAGTTGTMAFFYKVVKAVSFTLTGESNNTSLGTVSVENNIITATPAAGCRISSVTPYEIIAGSATVSQSGNIFTVTATEDCTVRINFEEIPTYTVTITAPTGGTLLVKNGDDVVTSGDKFVAGTVLSVTATPADDYNFVNWKAVDVSTHTYTSVTSYTMTDHDVTLSATFAAKVYHNAIFKKNGGEIHATVPTEVGKAIVFPATKPAAVEGKVFMGWVAATITGTTDEAPTFVSSATMGEEDVTYYACYADVTPGSSTTKTDELTKMTTGVSGTSYSGWSGKTVVSSAVYAGNSAAGNNAIQLRSKDNSGIVTTVSGGQAKKITVTWNSNTSTGRTLDIYGKNTAYASSSNLYSSESATLGTKIGSIEYGTSTELNIVGDYTFIGIRSNDGALYLDMIAIDWTTGTPDTYSDYCTTVAADTREAVNITSFTATETTLIKGNTTATAVANDQAGWTAAYTYASDNTDVATVAADGVITAVGKGTANITVTLNVDKDDANYKKGTTFSKSIEITVNNPSHTVAFYDNGTKISEENVEEEAAIVFPTNPTPTVGGFMFEGWASAAIDGTANVKPSTVTEANMGDADINYYAVYGDVQKREVTATFDASDISNLTSVGTRTWKENDTEIEIYISSGQHYTNGTPNTWTVNNGASNYLLVSRENASIKRVEVTVSGSTYAVAKYKAYANNNDNTGVDLTSSVTTSETVSELNVEGAYEQVSLFAGSNQIRATKVVVDAIIYSISGYVTTLPTDAKITISSAGYATYCSNHPLDFTGITTLTAYTASVEDNVIKFNKVEGKVPANTGLLVSGETTNVPVCASADPVDNLLVGVTTETVKDANTIFVLMNGSKGIGFYKNSNAFTLRANSAYLPAEAVGTAGARAFIGFDDEATGIAEVNTQKEDAKRMFDLQGRKVTKAAKGLYVVDGRKVVVK; encoded by the coding sequence ATGAAACATTTCAACTTAATCAAAACGTTTCTCCTACTATTTGCCCTAGTAGTGGGAGGGGGAAGTAGTGCTTGGGCAGATACATATGAGCAATTGACTTCAATTGCAAATATTGATGAATCTGCAGAGTATGTTTTGGGAATCGATGGGACTGGATTCCATTATGAAGGAACTTCCTCTTGGGGTAAGACAGCGTTACCTTCTGCGCAGACACCAATCTATTATACCTTAAAGAAAGCTAATGATGGTAATTCATTCACTGCTGAGGCTACAATTGGTGGTAAGAAATATTATCTGCAGATTCCTACTTCAAATACTTTTAGTATGGCAACTTCTGCGGGTACAAATACTGATCTTATCATTGGTACTACGCAAGTTTCTGGAACAAATTATGCAGTTGCTAATAAAACGACAACAGCACGACATCTTCGAATAAACGGAACAAGTGGACTGCGTTCTTATGCCGGTACAACCGGTACCATGGCTTTTTTCTATAAAGTTGTAAAAGCAGTTAGTTTTACTCTTACTGGTGAGTCGAATAATACTTCTTTGGGTACAGTTTCGGTCGAGAATAACATAATAACTGCAACTCCAGCAGCAGGATGCCGTATAAGTTCAGTGACACCTTATGAAATAATCGCTGGTTCTGCAACAGTATCACAGTCTGGTAATATATTTACTGTCACGGCAACAGAAGATTGTACGGTTCGAATTAACTTCGAGGAAATCCCAACGTATACAGTTACAATCACAGCTCCAACAGGTGGAACTCTTCTTGTTAAGAATGGAGATGATGTGGTTACTTCTGGAGATAAGTTTGTTGCAGGTACTGTACTTTCTGTTACTGCTACTCCTGCTGATGATTATAATTTTGTGAATTGGAAGGCTGTGGATGTGTCAACTCATACCTACACGTCAGTTACTTCTTATACAATGACGGATCATGATGTTACGTTAAGTGCAACATTTGCTGCTAAAGTATATCATAATGCAATTTTCAAAAAGAATGGTGGTGAGATACATGCTACTGTACCTACAGAAGTCGGAAAAGCTATCGTATTCCCTGCTACAAAGCCTGCCGCTGTTGAAGGAAAAGTGTTTATGGGTTGGGTTGCTGCAACCATTACAGGTACAACAGATGAAGCACCAACATTTGTTTCTTCTGCTACAATGGGTGAAGAAGATGTTACTTATTATGCTTGTTATGCAGATGTAACTCCAGGAAGTTCGACGACAAAGACTGATGAACTGACTAAAATGACAACAGGAGTTTCTGGAACGTCTTATTCTGGTTGGTCAGGTAAAACTGTTGTTTCAAGTGCTGTATATGCAGGAAATAGTGCAGCAGGTAACAATGCAATACAGTTGCGTTCGAAAGATAATAGTGGTATAGTTACCACGGTATCAGGTGGACAGGCCAAGAAAATAACTGTAACTTGGAATAGTAATACATCCACAGGTAGAACATTGGATATATATGGTAAGAATACAGCATACGCTAGCTCGTCAAATCTTTATTCTTCAGAATCTGCTACCTTGGGAACAAAAATAGGTAGTATTGAATATGGGACAAGTACAGAATTGAATATTGTGGGAGACTATACATTTATAGGAATTCGTTCTAATGATGGTGCCTTGTATCTTGATATGATTGCTATAGATTGGACTACAGGTACTCCTGATACATATTCAGACTATTGCACCACCGTTGCAGCTGACACTCGTGAGGCAGTTAATATCACAAGTTTTACTGCAACTGAGACCACGTTGATTAAGGGTAATACGACTGCTACTGCTGTTGCCAACGACCAGGCTGGCTGGACTGCTGCTTATACCTATGCTTCTGATAATACAGATGTTGCTACTGTAGCTGCTGATGGCGTGATTACTGCCGTTGGAAAGGGTACTGCAAACATTACTGTTACATTGAATGTAGATAAGGATGATGCTAACTATAAGAAGGGAACAACCTTCAGTAAGAGCATTGAGATTACAGTGAATAATCCTTCTCATACCGTGGCTTTCTATGATAATGGTACAAAGATTAGTGAAGAAAATGTAGAGGAAGAGGCTGCTATAGTATTCCCAACTAATCCTACTCCTACTGTAGGCGGATTTATGTTTGAGGGATGGGCATCTGCTGCTATTGATGGTACTGCAAATGTCAAGCCTTCTACAGTAACTGAGGCTAACATGGGTGATGCAGACATTAACTACTATGCTGTTTATGGTGATGTGCAGAAGAGGGAAGTCACTGCAACATTCGATGCTTCTGACATTTCTAACCTTACTTCTGTAGGAACAAGAACTTGGAAGGAAAATGATACAGAAATTGAAATTTATATTTCTTCTGGTCAGCATTATACTAATGGAACACCAAATACTTGGACTGTAAATAATGGTGCTTCGAACTATCTCCTTGTTAGCCGAGAAAATGCTAGTATTAAGAGAGTTGAAGTTACTGTCTCTGGCTCAACATATGCAGTGGCAAAGTATAAGGCATATGCGAATAATAACGATAATACAGGTGTAGATTTGACTTCTTCTGTAACGACTTCAGAAACTGTTTCTGAATTAAATGTTGAAGGAGCATATGAGCAGGTCTCTTTATTTGCTGGTAGCAATCAGATTCGTGCAACCAAGGTCGTTGTAGATGCGATAATATATTCAATAAGTGGTTATGTGACAACACTTCCTACGGATGCAAAAATCACTATCTCTTCTGCAGGTTATGCAACATATTGCTCTAATCATCCTCTTGACTTCACTGGTATCACAACCCTGACAGCTTATACTGCTTCTGTGGAAGACAATGTAATTAAGTTCAATAAGGTGGAGGGTAAGGTGCCTGCTAACACTGGTCTGCTGGTGAGCGGCGAGACAACGAATGTGCCTGTGTGCGCAAGCGCTGACCCTGTGGATAATCTGCTGGTTGGCGTGACTACAGAGACTGTGAAGGATGCTAACACCATCTTCGTACTGATGAATGGCTCTAAGGGCATTGGTTTCTATAAGAACTCGAATGCGTTTACGCTTCGTGCAAACTCTGCTTATCTGCCTGCTGAGGCTGTGGGAACTGCTGGCGCTCGTGCCTTCATCGGCTTCGATGACGAGGCAACTGGTATCGCTGAGGTGAATACTCAGAAGGAGGATGCGAAGCGCATGTTCGACCTCCAGGGGCGCAAGGTGACTAAGGCTGCAAAGGGGCTCTACGTCGTGGATGGCCGTAAAGTGGTGGTCAAATAA
- the thiH gene encoding 2-iminoacetate synthase ThiH has protein sequence MFSDELKNISWQETTERIASMTDADVRRALGKSHCDVNDFMALLSPAAEPYLEQMARLSRKYTEERFGRTMSMFIPLYITNSCSNSCVYCGFHRENPMARTILTPEQIEDEYKAIKQLAPFENILLVTGENPAKAGVPYLAKAIDIAKRYFSNIKIEVMPLKMEEYKELTHHGLNGVICFQETYNREHYQLYHPRGMKSRFEWRCDGFDRMGQAGVHSIGMGVLIGLEKEWRTDVTMMAYHLRYLQKHYWRTKYSINFPRMRPAQNEGFQPNCFMTDRELAQATFAMRIFDHDVDISYSTREPAYIRDNMCTLGVTTMSAESHVNPGGYHTYPQALEQFTVSDERTAKVINARLKELGREPVWKDWDASFDLFKKCV, from the coding sequence ATGTTTTCCGACGAACTAAAAAATATCAGTTGGCAGGAGACCACAGAACGTATCGCCTCGATGACCGATGCCGACGTGCGTCGCGCCTTAGGTAAGAGTCATTGCGACGTCAACGACTTCATGGCCCTGCTCTCGCCTGCTGCCGAGCCATATCTGGAACAGATGGCCCGTCTCTCGCGCAAATATACAGAGGAACGTTTCGGCCGCACCATGTCGATGTTCATTCCCCTCTACATCACCAACTCGTGTTCCAACTCGTGCGTCTATTGTGGTTTCCATCGCGAGAATCCCATGGCGCGCACCATCCTCACCCCTGAACAGATAGAAGATGAGTACAAAGCCATCAAGCAGTTGGCCCCCTTCGAGAACATCCTACTGGTCACAGGCGAGAATCCTGCCAAGGCCGGTGTGCCCTATCTGGCCAAGGCCATCGACATAGCCAAGCGCTATTTTTCGAATATTAAGATTGAGGTGATGCCACTGAAGATGGAGGAGTACAAGGAACTGACCCACCACGGACTGAACGGTGTCATCTGTTTCCAGGAGACCTACAACCGCGAGCACTACCAGCTCTACCATCCACGTGGCATGAAAAGTCGCTTCGAATGGCGCTGCGATGGCTTCGACCGCATGGGGCAGGCTGGCGTCCATTCCATCGGCATGGGTGTGCTTATCGGACTTGAAAAGGAGTGGCGCACGGATGTCACCATGATGGCCTATCACCTGCGCTATCTTCAAAAGCACTACTGGCGCACCAAGTACTCCATCAACTTCCCACGTATGCGCCCTGCACAGAACGAAGGATTCCAGCCCAACTGCTTCATGACCGACCGTGAACTGGCGCAGGCCACATTCGCCATGCGTATCTTCGACCACGATGTCGATATCTCCTACTCTACTCGCGAGCCCGCCTATATCCGCGATAACATGTGCACGCTGGGTGTCACCACCATGTCGGCCGAGAGTCATGTCAATCCAGGCGGCTATCACACCTACCCCCAGGCACTCGAGCAGTTCACCGTCAGCGACGAGCGTACTGCCAAGGTCATCAACGCCCGCCTCAAGGAACTGGGTCGCGAGCCTGTTTGGAAAGACTGGGACGCCTCGTTCGATCTCTTTAAAAAATGCGTATGA
- a CDS encoding HesA/MoeB/ThiF family protein translates to MILTREQCRRYNRHLILDGFGMDAQERLLQSKVLLVGAGGLGSPIALYLAAAGVGTIGVIDGDTVSITNLQRQVLHSTPDVGRPKVEVAKERMQAINPDVKVETYETYLSAANAIDLIRPYDFIIDGTDNFATKYLVNDACVLLGKAFSMGGISRYNGQLMTHVPGTACYRCLFPEPPAKEDVETCATVGVLGSIAGMLGTVQATECIKYLTGVGQLLTNSLLTFDALSMQWQRFDFVQRSDCALCGKEPTIHELKEYAFQPCKSK, encoded by the coding sequence ATGATACTCACTCGTGAACAATGCAGGCGCTATAATCGTCACCTCATTCTCGATGGCTTCGGCATGGATGCCCAAGAGCGGTTGCTGCAGTCGAAAGTGCTGTTAGTGGGTGCTGGAGGCCTGGGCTCTCCCATCGCCCTCTACCTGGCAGCAGCAGGCGTGGGCACCATCGGCGTGATCGACGGCGACACCGTCAGCATCACCAACCTGCAGCGCCAGGTGCTTCACAGCACACCCGATGTGGGACGTCCCAAGGTTGAAGTGGCTAAAGAGCGCATGCAGGCCATCAACCCCGATGTCAAGGTAGAGACCTACGAGACCTACCTCAGCGCAGCCAACGCCATCGACCTGATTCGTCCTTACGACTTCATCATCGACGGCACCGATAATTTCGCCACGAAATACTTGGTCAACGATGCCTGCGTGCTATTGGGCAAAGCCTTCTCCATGGGCGGCATCAGTCGCTATAATGGTCAGTTGATGACCCACGTACCAGGCACGGCCTGCTATCGTTGTCTGTTCCCTGAGCCTCCTGCCAAGGAGGACGTCGAAACCTGTGCCACCGTAGGCGTACTCGGCTCTATCGCTGGCATGCTGGGCACCGTTCAAGCCACGGAATGTATCAAATACCTAACTGGTGTTGGCCAACTGCTCACCAATAGTCTTCTCACCTTCGATGCCCTCTCGATGCAGTGGCAGCGCTTCGACTTCGTTCAACGTTCCGACTGTGCCCTCTGTGGCAAAGAACCCACCATTCACGAACTGAAGGAATATGCCTTCCAACCTTGTAAATCCAAATAA
- a CDS encoding helix-turn-helix transcriptional regulator, translating into MGKIIVNLDVEMAKRKMSLSELAERVGLTLANLSILKTGKAKAIRFSTLETICHELGCQPGDILEYREE; encoded by the coding sequence ATGGGAAAGATTATTGTAAACCTGGACGTGGAGATGGCCAAGCGCAAAATGTCGCTGAGCGAGTTAGCCGAGCGTGTGGGACTCACACTGGCCAATCTGTCGATCCTTAAGACGGGCAAAGCCAAGGCCATACGCTTCAGCACACTTGAGACCATCTGTCACGAGTTGGGTTGTCAGCCTGGCGACATCTTGGAATATCGCGAAGAATAA